From the Synchiropus splendidus isolate RoL2022-P1 chromosome 3, RoL_Sspl_1.0, whole genome shotgun sequence genome, the window CCAGCAAGCAGCAATGATTCCCCCCAACAAGAGCCAACAGACTGTTTACATGGACATTAAGGTATAAAAAGAGGAGGATTATATGGAATGATATCATACAGAATGCTGGATCGTGTGAGAtttaggagagaaaaaaaaatcaagacttTCCATTCTTCACTTCCATCCTGCAAGatctttttgtgttgttgttaaaTGGCAGTGTTGAGGACCAAGTGCATGTAAGTGATTTGGAGTGAAAAGAACGTTGAAACTATGGAGAACGTAAACCCCGTGATTCACTGTTGCGAACGAAGGGAAGTCTGAAAACATGCAGCTTTGAAAGGAGATTACATTAAGAGCATAACGACTTATTTGTTTCTGCATTCATTAACTTTCTCCGGCCACAgagctctttgtagcagctcACCCACCTGCCCCTCCTTGCAGCAGTCCCAGAAGAGCCAGGCGTCTCCCGCATCACTATAACAACAGGGCACCACAAGAACACCCGAGTCCCGTTTgatggcacaaaaaaaaaataaaaatacgaCCGTCGGATAACATCAGGCATGGCAGAACACGTTAGCGCAGATTCCTTGGCACATTCTTTCACGCTTTCACTCACCCAGCTCATAGTGGCGTCCGTTCTTTCTCATCAAGCCAGCAGCTGTTGGTGTGGTTCAGCCACAATGAAGTCGTCTGGCACACTCCGATATCTCACCGTCCGCGGCTCCGCACTCCTTCGCACACTCATGTCGAATCAGAATACACTTGGAAAACGATATGTACCACGCAAAATCAAAACAGAATCCGTACTGTTTAACTGGCTAGCTTAGCCACTAGCTCACGCCACTTGCTGATAAACTTCTAACTTGCGCAATGTTATCAGCTCGGTGCCACTAACCGGTCAAACTTGTCGGGCGACAGTCGCTTTAAATAAAGGCGCATTACAGAGTTTAGTCGTATGAAATGGAAAGAAACGCTCGTGGAGTCGCGGATATTCCACTTGAAGCGCTTCTTGGAGGAGAACAGAGCTCGCGAGCATCTTAATGCACTTGTTGCAATGTTTTTTGCGTGGGCGGGCCTTCAGTGGCCGAGGCGGCTGCTTATTGGTTGACCACTGCGCGACCGTTTCAGAACAGCCCAGTCACAGTCAGTCTGCCCGGCCATTGGCAGCAAACCACGCCCACTGAAAGGCGCTCATTGAAGTAAGGAGAGAAGAAAAGCTTGCACCTCACTTCCTGCAGTGTCTGgaggaaaaaagagaagaagactGGACATTCCAGTTGCTGTGTCACTTTCTTCCTCATATCATGCCTCTGACATACCAAAGCCAGTCATGCTCCTGGAATGTCTTTAAGTGTTTTCTCATGCTTGAACAACAGACACAATGGCTTTGTGGATGGTGACCTTTATTGCGGCTCACGTTCCTTCCAGCAGATCTAAACAAACCAACGTTAATTGATGGCTCTAAACTGTCTAAAAGTGTGCTTGTGTGCGGCTGTTTATAAACTGACTTGGCCTAGTGTGTCCCTCAGACTGCATGTTTGTGGTCCACACGAGGTCAGAGGAATGGAAAACTCCAACACTGATCCATTTgactaatatttttatttatttatgtattcattaaCCCTCTAAATTGAAGTCTAAATATACATTGCTGAAGTTCTTCAGGATTTTTCTTACTTCTTTATTCCATTGGGAAATGAAATTGCCTACCTCTGCCACATTGCACATTGCAGGGACAGGCTTTGGATAAAAATGAGTAGCATTTCCACAACTTTATCATCCAAATCACGTCATTCATTTCTGACAGACTGATCCCAGTGGGACATGCCTGGAGAACGTCCAAAGAAATATGACCAGGAGGCACCTTTACAGAGCTACAGTATGtgaaatgaatcatttgttAAAGACAGGAAACAACTGAGCGATGAGTCACTCTATGACTCAACTTATCTTTTGGTTATTCCTTAAAAAGTTAATGATCTTGGGGGACAGCGTATATGTAAATCATTAGCATGTGAGGAGGCCCTGAGGCCGACCCAGGACACATTATTGACCAGGAAACTCCTCTGCATTCTGCAGAGCTGTGGGAGGCTGCTTTGTTGCTGCCTCTCCCTGCGACTCAGATCAGCACGAGAAAATCAATGGAAGGCGGCTGTGTTTTTAGTTTTGACTTGTATTTTCCTCAATCACAGAATAAAATATTAACATCCATGATTAGGAAAAACTGATGCCATGTTTATTGTGTTTAGTTTACTACTGTCCATTATGATGAACTCTGTTCAGACAAGAGCTTTAAGAAATGGCATGTCATGAGACACTTGCAAATAACTTGCACATTCATTGACAATGGgatattttgtctaaaaaaaTAGATGCTCAGAATCAACATCCACAGCAAAGACAGAGTAGTTGCCAGCAAAGAATCTGTGAAATCAAGAAGATAGATGCACAATTGAGCAGTCTCATTTGTTCCAAGGGAAGTTGCTCTGAATAACAACATTATTAACAACAAATGGACGACTATGCTCCAAATATAATGAACCCGGAGAATACggtgtcatcatcttcatccgcAAACAGCCCATTAAAGAGCTCCCCTCCCACCACCTGCAGCCACACCTTGTCCCCTGGCTCCAGATGCAGcacggcgccccctgctgcctgGTCCTCGCTACTCTGGTAGTTGTCCATAGTGTGAATGATCTTCAGCCCATTCTTCATCAGAGCCACCTTGACGTTTCTGGAAAAGACCGTGATGTGATAAGAGAAATAATAAGCTCCGGCAGCCGCGCAGGTGAAGCGTCCCGTCTGTGGGTCGTAGTGATTTTGTAGGTTGTAGATTATCTTGTCGAACTTGATGGGCGCATTGGCAGGTGGGAGTTTTGACTGAGAAGTGAGTCCCACGGAAAAGGCACTTTTGGGGATGAAAACCTCATCTCCTTGGTCGCCCTTGTCACCCTTTTCTCCCCtgtttcctctctctcctcgATACCCAATGCTGCCTTTGTGACCTGGAATACCGATCTCCCCCTTAGGGCCAGGCCGTCCAGGAGGTCCAAGTGGCCCCTGAAAACCTCTGTCCCCTCTGAGGCCTACTTCACCTTTAGGACCTTCTGGACCAAGGGGTCCCAAATCTCCTTTAGGTCCCTGTGGTCCTGGTAATCCAAGGTCCCCAGTAGCTCCTTTCGGACCAGTTGGTCCTTGGATGCCTTGAGGCCCCATTTTCCCTGGGGTCCCACGTTCCCCGTTGTcgcctttttttcctttaaggCCAGCAGGACCCAGTCCACCTTTGGGTAGAAATTGATTCCATTAAATACGCAAACCAAACCCATACATTTATTAAAGAGCCACCGTGACGTTGGGCAGCAAATGGTTCTAACACAACGTAGAAGTTCATGAAAGAAACTTTTTGACATGAGTTTTGACATCAGATCAAGTTTCAGTCTGCTAAAGTGGTTTTGGATCAGAAGCTGGCATGATCAATCTTATTTATGTTCTTATAAGTTCCTGTGCAATTGGGGTTAGAACCAGGACAAGGCAAGACGTGTTCTTAACCTACCAGGTTCTCCACTGATTCCTTTGAGACCATCCCTCCCTTGTTGTCCAACTGGACCCATGTCTCCTTTACACAGAAGACATAGCAAcatcaaaaatatgaaatgtcaAAACGATAATATTAGTTTCAACTCACCTTTGTCACCTTTATCCCCCCTAAGTCCATCCCTGCCATCTCTGCCCGGTGAACCATTATGTCCAGGGTCTCCCGGGATTCCAGGGTGTCCACAAACGCAGCTTTTTGTCTGAGCTGGGTCCTGAGCAACACACCTGATGGCCAACAGCAGAAGCCACAGGCAGACCATCCACctcatctccaacatcatgcCTTGGTTACCTCTTCTACAATTCACTATGTCCAGATTATGAACGACATGATCAAATCCCCATCGTTGATCCACACCAAGTAGGTTCCTCCGTCCGAATTCACCTCACGATGCAGCCCTCCTGCCATACTGTTCACTGTTTGACTGGCACATTTTGACCTCGACCCTCCCTCTGCCGTTCTATTGGCAGACGGACTTGGTAGCTCACTTATTGAGTCCATCCTGGTTAGTTATACATCACCTGTCTCGGAGCAGAGGCCTTGACAGCTAATGATGCTAACCCTGGGAGAGCATGTTCGTGCTTCATTGATCCTCTACTACCAAATAACCTTGGAATCAATGTACGTACTTTGTTACAGAGACACTTGGGAGCTGTATTAGTGATATAAAAATACAGCCAGTTGTTGTTAGCCATTCAAGAGCGTTTCTAGGTTCTGCAGAAATGcctattaaattaaattcccaATAAATTTATCCTGCTTGTTCTACTCTGAGCGTCTGGCAGTTGTTAATCTGGGAGCCGTTTCATTGAAGAAAACCCAAgtttaaatcataaaaaatcCTACTAGTTTACTTAGCATCAGAACCAGGAGCACAACCTGCAATACAAGCCCTGAGCACAAATGGAACGCAGCTTGTGTCCATACACAGAGGTTTATCTTATTGAATAATAACTCTCTTTTAAatctgttattataaagttgaTCACGT encodes:
- the c1qtnf9 gene encoding complement C1q and tumor necrosis factor-related protein 9A, producing the protein MLEMRWMVCLWLLLLAIRCVAQDPAQTKSCVCGHPGIPGDPGHNGSPGRDGRDGLRGDKGDKGDMGPVGQQGRDGLKGISGEPGGLGPAGLKGKKGDNGERGTPGKMGPQGIQGPTGPKGATGDLGLPGPQGPKGDLGPLGPEGPKGEVGLRGDRGFQGPLGPPGRPGPKGEIGIPGHKGSIGYRGERGNRGEKGDKGDQGDEVFIPKSAFSVGLTSQSKLPPANAPIKFDKIIYNLQNHYDPQTGRFTCAAAGAYYFSYHITVFSRNVKVALMKNGLKIIHTMDNYQSSEDQAAGGAVLHLEPGDKVWLQVVGGELFNGLFADEDDDTVFSGFIIFGA